The proteins below come from a single Burkholderia sp. FERM BP-3421 genomic window:
- a CDS encoding 2-hydroxyacid dehydrogenase has protein sequence MQKVLVARPIFPDVIERLKQYFEVDWHDGDALAPDALARRLADKDGALTAGDPIDAAVLAAAPRLRVVANMAVGYNNFDMAAFDAAHVLGTNTPDVLNESTADFGWALMMAAARRIAESEHWLRAGHWRKWAYDGFLGTDVYGSTLGVIGMGRIGQALARRARGFGMRVVYHNRSRVAPEIEAELNAEYATKEALLACADHVVLVLPYTGASHHTIGAAELALMKPTATLTNIARGGIVDDAALAVALRERRIAAAALDVYEGEPSVNPALLEVPNVVLTPHIASATAATRRAMANLAADNLIAALGEGPRAGQPPNPINPGVLGKARR, from the coding sequence ATGCAGAAAGTATTGGTGGCGCGTCCGATCTTTCCGGACGTGATCGAACGGCTCAAGCAGTATTTCGAGGTCGACTGGCACGACGGCGACGCGCTCGCGCCCGACGCGCTCGCGCGGCGCCTCGCGGACAAGGACGGCGCGCTGACGGCGGGCGATCCGATCGATGCGGCCGTGCTCGCGGCGGCGCCGCGGCTGCGCGTGGTCGCGAACATGGCGGTCGGCTACAACAACTTCGACATGGCCGCGTTCGACGCCGCGCACGTGCTCGGCACCAATACGCCCGACGTGCTCAACGAATCCACCGCCGATTTCGGCTGGGCGCTGATGATGGCGGCCGCCCGCCGGATCGCCGAGTCCGAGCACTGGCTGCGCGCCGGCCACTGGCGCAAGTGGGCGTACGACGGTTTCCTGGGGACGGACGTGTACGGCTCGACGCTGGGCGTGATCGGCATGGGCCGGATCGGGCAGGCGCTCGCGCGCCGCGCGCGCGGCTTCGGCATGCGGGTCGTCTATCACAACCGCTCGCGGGTCGCGCCCGAGATCGAGGCCGAACTGAACGCCGAGTATGCGACGAAGGAGGCGCTGCTCGCGTGCGCCGACCACGTGGTGCTGGTGCTGCCGTACACGGGCGCGAGCCATCACACGATCGGCGCGGCCGAGCTGGCGCTGATGAAGCCCACCGCGACGCTGACCAATATCGCGCGCGGCGGCATCGTCGACGACGCCGCGCTCGCCGTCGCGCTGCGCGAGCGGCGCATCGCGGCGGCCGCGCTCGACGTCTACGAGGGCGAGCCGAGCGTGAATCCGGCGCTGCTCGAGGTGCCGAACGTCGTGCTCACGCCGCACATCGCGAGCGCGACGGCGGCCACGCGGCGCGCGATGGCGAATCTCGCGGCCGACAACCTGATCGCCGCGCTGGGCGAGGGGCCGCGCGCCGGGCAGCCGCCGAACCCGATCAACCCGGGCGTGCTCGGAAAGGCGCGCCGATGA
- the rmuC gene encoding DNA recombination protein RmuC, with protein sequence MTSWLLIAVVALAAALLVALIVLGVLVRGGGRDDAIAQLGEHLDDAIDAQAHAVERLERELRGEIAGSARGARTELSGNFAQLQQMLAAQLTSVATVQNHQIDGFGQQLAKLVEANTQQFDAMRGALQQQSQLARDEQGAALRHLGAVLNQQLAQLTEANDRRIGEVRATLEQRLKEIEANNATKLEEMRRTVDEKLHATLEQRLGESFKLVSDRLEQVHRGLGEMQTLAAGVGDLKKVLTNVKTRGTWGEVQLEALLEQMLTADQYAKNVATVPGSSERVEFAIRLPGRHDARDRDARPVWLPIDAKFPREDYERLLDAQERADAAAVEEAGRALEARIRAEARTIAEKYVAPPYTTDFALLFLPTEGLYAEILRRPGLTDLLQRDCRITIAGPTTLTALLNSLQMGFRTLAIEQRSSEVWQVLGAVKTEFGKFGDVLAKTKAQLETVTRSIESAEQRTRVMSRRLKQVEALPGDEAAGLLGGAGTEPEPDDA encoded by the coding sequence ATGACCTCCTGGCTGCTGATCGCCGTGGTGGCGCTCGCGGCGGCGCTGCTTGTCGCGCTGATCGTGCTCGGCGTGCTGGTGCGCGGCGGAGGGCGCGACGACGCGATCGCGCAGCTCGGCGAGCATCTGGACGACGCGATCGATGCACAGGCGCATGCGGTCGAACGTCTCGAACGCGAGCTGCGCGGCGAGATCGCGGGCAGCGCGCGCGGCGCGCGCACCGAGTTGAGCGGCAACTTCGCGCAGCTGCAGCAGATGCTGGCCGCGCAGTTGACGAGCGTCGCGACCGTGCAGAATCACCAGATCGACGGCTTCGGCCAGCAGCTGGCGAAGCTGGTCGAGGCGAACACGCAGCAGTTCGACGCGATGCGCGGCGCGCTGCAGCAGCAGTCGCAGCTGGCGCGCGACGAACAGGGCGCCGCGCTGCGCCATCTCGGGGCGGTGCTGAACCAGCAGCTGGCGCAGCTGACCGAGGCGAACGACCGCCGCATCGGCGAGGTCCGCGCGACGCTCGAACAGCGGCTCAAGGAGATCGAGGCGAACAACGCGACGAAGCTCGAGGAGATGCGGCGCACGGTCGACGAGAAGCTGCACGCGACGCTCGAACAGCGTCTCGGCGAATCGTTCAAGCTGGTGTCGGACCGGCTCGAACAGGTGCATCGCGGTCTCGGCGAGATGCAGACGCTGGCGGCGGGCGTCGGCGACCTGAAGAAGGTGCTGACCAATGTGAAGACGCGCGGCACCTGGGGCGAGGTGCAGCTCGAGGCGCTGCTCGAACAGATGCTGACGGCGGACCAGTATGCGAAGAACGTCGCGACGGTGCCGGGCAGCAGCGAGCGGGTGGAGTTCGCGATCCGCCTGCCGGGCCGTCACGACGCGCGCGACCGCGATGCGCGGCCGGTGTGGCTGCCGATCGACGCGAAATTCCCGCGCGAGGACTACGAGCGCCTGCTCGACGCGCAGGAACGCGCCGACGCGGCGGCGGTCGAGGAGGCCGGGCGCGCGCTCGAGGCGCGGATCCGCGCGGAGGCGCGCACGATCGCCGAGAAGTACGTGGCGCCGCCGTACACGACCGATTTCGCGCTGCTGTTCCTGCCCACCGAGGGCCTGTATGCGGAGATCCTGCGCCGGCCCGGGCTCACCGACCTGCTGCAGCGCGACTGCCGGATCACGATCGCCGGCCCGACCACGCTGACCGCGCTGCTGAACAGCCTGCAGATGGGGTTCCGCACGCTTGCGATCGAACAGCGCTCGAGCGAGGTCTGGCAGGTGCTGGGCGCGGTGAAGACCGAATTCGGCAAGTTCGGCGACGTGCTCGCGAAGACCAAGGCCCAGCTCGAAACGGTCACGCGCTCGATCGAGTCGGCCGAGCAGCGCACGCGCGTGATGAGCCGCCGGTTGAAGCAGGTCGAGGCCTTGCCGGGCGACGAGGCGGCCGGGCTGTTGGGCGGCGCGGGGACGGAGCCGGAGCCGGACGACGCGTGA
- a CDS encoding GNAT family N-acetyltransferase: MTAAAAIRAATPGDVGALLALMRELAEFEQLAHVFAATEADLAEALFGAHPAAEALVAARDGALVGYALFFHNYSSFVGRRGLYLEDLYVQPPERGSGLGTRFLRHLAALAVERRCGRFEWTVLNWNQPAIDFYEKLGATVMPDWQIVRVAGDALATLAQPR; encoded by the coding sequence ATGACCGCGGCCGCCGCGATCCGCGCGGCGACGCCCGGCGACGTCGGCGCGCTCCTCGCGCTGATGCGCGAGCTGGCCGAATTCGAGCAGCTCGCGCACGTCTTCGCCGCCACCGAAGCCGACCTCGCCGAGGCGCTGTTCGGCGCGCACCCGGCCGCCGAGGCGCTCGTCGCCGCGCGCGACGGCGCGCTCGTCGGCTACGCCCTGTTCTTCCACAACTATTCGAGCTTCGTCGGCCGGCGCGGCCTCTATCTCGAAGACCTGTACGTGCAGCCGCCGGAACGCGGCTCCGGGCTCGGCACGCGCTTCCTGCGGCATCTTGCCGCACTCGCGGTCGAGCGCCGCTGCGGCCGCTTCGAATGGACCGTGCTCAACTGGAACCAGCCGGCCATCGATTTCTACGAAAAGCTCGGCGCGACCGTGATGCCCGACTGGCAGATCGTGCGCGTCGCCGGCGACGCGCTCGCGACGCTCGCGCAGCCCCGCTGA
- the moeA gene encoding molybdopterin molybdotransferase MoeA, with protein MTTHTATASPASPDTDAPLSVDAARALALRHATPVTDHERVAARDALGRVLDADILSPLDVPAYDNAAMDGYAFAGALLAGAADCALSVAGRALAGHPFTGTLPALACVRIMTGAPMPAGADTVIAQERTTLEGDTVRFAAASIARGANCRRAGEDLARGARVLGTGRRVRAADLGLLASLGITDLAVRRRLRVAFFSTGDELRVPGEALDAGALYDSNRATLHGMLAPLNLDLLDLGIVRDDPAALEHTLRTATAQADVVITSGGVSVGDADFTRALLARLGDVTFANVALRPGRPLACGRLWADDTRAERPALFFGLPGNPVAVAVTFQVIVRDALFAMMGAEPQPAALYPAVSTHAFDKRPGRTEYLRGRASRAPDGRWLVEPAGSQSSASLAGLAAANCFIVLAHDTARVDVGATVDILPFGDAI; from the coding sequence ATGACCACGCATACCGCCACCGCCTCGCCCGCTTCGCCCGACACCGACGCTCCGCTCAGCGTCGATGCCGCCCGCGCGCTCGCGCTGCGCCACGCGACGCCGGTCACGGACCACGAGCGGGTCGCGGCGCGCGACGCGCTCGGCCGGGTGCTCGACGCCGACATCCTGTCGCCGCTCGACGTGCCGGCCTACGACAATGCGGCGATGGACGGTTACGCGTTCGCCGGCGCGCTGCTCGCGGGCGCCGCCGACTGCGCGCTGTCCGTCGCGGGCCGCGCGCTGGCCGGCCACCCGTTCACGGGCACGCTGCCCGCGCTCGCCTGCGTGCGGATCATGACGGGCGCGCCGATGCCCGCGGGCGCCGATACCGTGATCGCGCAGGAGCGCACCACGCTCGAAGGCGACACGGTGCGCTTCGCGGCCGCGAGCATCGCGCGCGGCGCCAACTGCCGCCGCGCGGGCGAAGACCTGGCGCGCGGCGCGCGCGTGCTCGGCACGGGCCGGCGCGTGCGCGCCGCCGATCTCGGCCTGCTCGCCTCGCTCGGCATCACGGACCTCGCGGTGCGCCGCCGCCTGCGCGTCGCGTTCTTCTCCACCGGCGACGAGTTGCGCGTCCCCGGCGAAGCGCTCGACGCGGGCGCGCTCTACGACAGCAATCGCGCGACGCTGCACGGCATGCTCGCGCCGCTCAACCTCGACCTGCTCGACCTCGGCATCGTCCGCGACGATCCGGCGGCGCTCGAACACACACTGCGCACCGCCACCGCCCAGGCGGACGTGGTGATCACCTCGGGCGGCGTCTCGGTCGGCGACGCGGATTTCACGCGCGCGCTGCTCGCGCGCCTCGGCGACGTCACCTTCGCGAACGTCGCGCTGCGCCCGGGCCGGCCGCTCGCCTGCGGCCGCCTGTGGGCGGACGACACGCGCGCCGAGCGGCCCGCGCTGTTCTTCGGCCTGCCGGGCAACCCGGTCGCGGTCGCGGTGACCTTCCAGGTGATCGTGCGCGACGCGCTGTTCGCCATGATGGGCGCCGAGCCGCAGCCGGCCGCGCTTTATCCGGCCGTCAGCACGCATGCGTTCGACAAGCGGCCGGGCCGCACCGAATATCTGCGCGGCCGCGCTTCGCGCGCGCCGGACGGCCGCTGGCTGGTCGAGCCCGCCGGCTCGCAAAGCTCGGCCTCGCTCGCCGGCCTCGCGGCCGCCAACTGCTTCATCGTGCTCGCGCACGACACCGCGCGGGTTGACGTAGGCGCCACGGTCGATATCCTGCCGTTCGGCGACGCAATCTAG
- the mobA gene encoding molybdenum cofactor guanylyltransferase MobA, with product MRSVPSSPSSAPAGLLLAGGRGTRMGGVDKGLQLLHGEPLALHVLRRLAPQAGPLVISANRHLDRYAVLGAPFGATVATDADDSFAGPLAGLLAGLLAVDAPFVLCAPCDSPFLPADLGARLAAALDAAHADIAMAATVDAHGARSPHPVFALVRTALADDLTAALEAGEHRMRAWYARHKTVEVTFTDERAFYNANSLQDLAGLNRA from the coding sequence ATGCGCAGCGTCCCGTCTTCTCCCTCCTCCGCCCCCGCCGGCCTGCTGCTCGCAGGCGGACGCGGCACGCGGATGGGCGGCGTCGACAAAGGCTTGCAACTGCTGCACGGCGAGCCGCTCGCGCTGCACGTGCTGCGCCGTCTCGCGCCGCAGGCCGGCCCGCTCGTGATCAGCGCGAACCGCCATCTCGACCGCTACGCCGTGCTCGGCGCGCCGTTCGGCGCGACGGTCGCGACCGATGCCGACGACAGCTTCGCGGGCCCGCTCGCCGGCCTGCTCGCGGGCCTGCTCGCCGTCGACGCGCCCTTCGTGCTGTGCGCGCCGTGCGATTCGCCGTTCCTGCCCGCCGATCTCGGCGCGCGGCTCGCCGCGGCGCTCGACGCAGCGCACGCCGACATCGCGATGGCCGCGACCGTCGACGCGCACGGCGCGCGCTCGCCGCACCCGGTGTTCGCGCTCGTGCGCACCGCGCTCGCGGACGACCTGACGGCCGCGCTCGAAGCCGGCGAGCACCGGATGCGTGCGTGGTACGCACGCCACAAGACCGTCGAAGTCACTTTTACTGACGAGCGCGCGTTTTACAATGCCAACTCTTTGCAGGATCTGGCCGGACTGAACCGCGCCTGA
- a CDS encoding Rne/Rng family ribonuclease: MKRMLFNATQQEELRVAIVDGQKLIDIDIETAGREQRKGNIYKGVVTRIEPSLEACFVNYGEDRHGFLPFKEVARQYFKEGVDMRSARIQDALREGQELIVQVEKEERGNKGAALTTFISLAGRYLVLMPNNPRGGGVSRRIEGDERQELRETMAQLELPDGMSMIARTAGIGRSAEELQWDLNYLLQLWRAIEAASQSGHSGQPMLIYLESSLVIRAIRDYFQPDIGEILIDTTEIHDQARAFMDIVMPDNVNKVKRYHDDVPLFSRFQIEHQIETAYSRTVPLPSGGAIVIDHTEALVAIDVNSARATKGADIEETATRTNLEAADEVARQLRLRDLGGLIVIDFIDMESAKSQREVEQRLKDALKHDRARVQMGKISRFGLMELSRQRLRPALSEGSHVTCPRCNGTGHIRDTESSALQVLRIIQEEAMKENTAAIHCQVPVEVTAFLLNEKRQEINKIESRFKVGVVLIPNKHLDTPHYKLERLRHDDARLDDPRASWKMAEEAARELESETGYSKRAEEVKPKQEAAVKGITPERPAPSPAPQRPQPAPAAPAAPVAASGGFVGWLKGLFGLQPAAAPAPAPAAKEQAARPARERGDKTERGEKAERGGDRNRNRRGGNGPQQAGGRDQAAGGRAQQPRAEREGKEAREGRENREGREAREPREGREGREPREGRGQRDNREGREGREPREARENREPREAREPREPREPRENREPRDQRERAEQPEAADAPRRERGERRKPVQHAATLETVNRGTDAHAAEATDKPGYAPDIEGGDAEAGSEERRRRRRGRRGGRRERDEEIQGVMHQGGDADEGVSATDAATHAAEPVAAPAVAVVAAAAATEVAVTDVAHTATPVVAAEPAAPASEPAVVETAPVAHVEPAAVEPVAIEAPVAVEAPVAVETPVVAETAPVAVETAPVAPQAAPVAVATVAAPAKPQVEAIAPTPVAAPQPEPVVTAAPVEAAPAPVAPQPVPVAAAPAPAAKLETVLEAAGLVWVNTDTDKLRAAQAEASQHAPAARVPRERKALPPADATPMQQVETSQNH, encoded by the coding sequence ATCGACATCGATATCGAAACGGCCGGCCGCGAACAGCGCAAAGGCAATATCTACAAGGGTGTCGTCACCCGTATCGAACCGTCGCTCGAAGCCTGTTTCGTCAACTACGGCGAAGATCGCCATGGTTTCCTCCCGTTCAAGGAAGTCGCCCGCCAGTATTTCAAGGAAGGCGTCGACATGCGCTCCGCCCGCATCCAGGATGCGCTGCGCGAGGGCCAGGAACTGATCGTCCAGGTCGAGAAGGAAGAACGTGGCAACAAGGGCGCCGCCCTCACCACCTTCATCTCGCTCGCCGGCCGCTACCTGGTGCTGATGCCGAACAACCCGCGCGGCGGCGGCGTGTCGCGCCGGATCGAGGGCGACGAGCGCCAGGAACTGCGCGAGACGATGGCCCAGCTCGAGCTGCCCGACGGCATGAGCATGATCGCCCGCACGGCCGGCATCGGCCGCAGCGCCGAGGAACTGCAGTGGGACCTGAACTACCTGCTGCAGCTCTGGCGCGCGATCGAGGCCGCTTCGCAAAGCGGCCACTCGGGCCAGCCGATGCTGATCTACCTGGAGTCGAGCCTCGTGATCCGCGCGATCCGGGACTATTTCCAGCCCGATATCGGCGAAATCCTGATCGACACCACCGAGATCCATGACCAGGCCCGCGCCTTCATGGACATCGTGATGCCGGACAATGTCAACAAGGTGAAGCGCTACCACGACGACGTGCCGCTATTCTCGCGCTTCCAGATCGAGCACCAGATCGAGACCGCGTACTCGCGCACCGTGCCGCTGCCGTCCGGCGGCGCGATCGTGATCGACCACACCGAGGCGCTCGTCGCGATCGACGTGAACTCGGCGCGCGCCACCAAGGGCGCCGACATCGAGGAAACCGCGACCCGCACCAACCTCGAAGCCGCCGATGAAGTGGCCCGCCAGCTGCGCCTGCGCGACCTGGGCGGCCTGATCGTGATCGATTTCATCGACATGGAATCGGCCAAGAGCCAGCGCGAGGTCGAGCAGCGCCTGAAGGACGCGCTCAAGCACGATCGCGCCCGCGTGCAGATGGGCAAGATCTCGCGCTTCGGTCTGATGGAGCTGTCGCGCCAGCGGCTGCGCCCGGCCCTGTCGGAAGGCAGCCACGTGACCTGCCCGCGCTGCAACGGCACCGGCCACATCCGCGACACCGAATCGTCCGCGCTGCAGGTGCTGCGGATCATTCAGGAAGAGGCCATGAAGGAAAACACCGCGGCGATCCACTGCCAGGTGCCGGTCGAGGTAACCGCCTTCCTGCTCAACGAAAAGCGCCAGGAAATCAACAAGATCGAGTCGCGCTTCAAGGTCGGCGTCGTGCTGATCCCGAACAAGCACCTCGACACCCCGCACTACAAGCTCGAACGCCTGCGCCACGACGACGCGCGCCTCGACGACCCGCGCGCCTCGTGGAAGATGGCCGAGGAAGCCGCCCGCGAACTCGAGTCGGAAACCGGCTACAGCAAGCGCGCCGAAGAGGTGAAGCCGAAGCAGGAAGCCGCCGTGAAGGGCATCACGCCCGAGCGTCCGGCGCCCAGCCCGGCGCCGCAGCGCCCGCAGCCGGCGCCGGCGGCACCCGCCGCGCCGGTCGCGGCGAGCGGCGGCTTCGTGGGCTGGCTGAAGGGCCTGTTCGGCCTCCAGCCGGCCGCCGCGCCCGCTCCGGCGCCGGCCGCCAAGGAGCAAGCGGCCCGTCCGGCGCGCGAACGCGGTGACAAGACCGAGCGCGGCGAAAAGGCCGAACGCGGCGGCGATCGCAACCGCAACCGCCGCGGCGGCAACGGCCCGCAGCAGGCAGGCGGCCGTGACCAGGCAGCCGGCGGCCGCGCGCAGCAGCCGCGCGCCGAACGCGAAGGCAAGGAAGCGCGTGAAGGCCGTGAAAACCGCGAGGGCCGCGAGGCTCGGGAACCGCGTGAAGGCCGTGAAGGCCGCGAGCCGCGCGAAGGCCGTGGCCAACGCGACAACCGCGAGGGTCGCGAAGGCCGCGAACCGCGCGAGGCCCGTGAGAACCGCGAGCCGCGCGAGGCCCGTGAACCGCGTGAACCCCGCGAGCCGCGTGAAAACCGCGAGCCGCGCGACCAACGCGAACGCGCCGAGCAGCCGGAAGCCGCCGACGCGCCGCGCCGCGAGCGCGGCGAGCGCCGCAAACCGGTCCAGCATGCCGCCACGCTCGAAACCGTGAACCGCGGCACCGACGCGCATGCAGCGGAAGCGACCGACAAGCCGGGCTACGCGCCTGATATCGAAGGCGGTGACGCGGAAGCCGGCAGCGAAGAGCGCCGCCGCCGTCGTCGCGGCCGCCGTGGCGGTCGTCGCGAGCGTGACGAGGAAATCCAGGGCGTGATGCACCAGGGAGGCGACGCGGACGAAGGCGTCAGCGCAACCGACGCCGCAACGCACGCAGCCGAGCCGGTCGCAGCGCCCGCCGTGGCCGTGGTCGCCGCCGCAGCGGCAACCGAGGTGGCCGTGACGGACGTCGCCCACACCGCAACGCCCGTCGTCGCAGCCGAACCCGCTGCCCCGGCAAGCGAGCCGGCCGTGGTCGAAACCGCACCGGTCGCGCATGTCGAGCCGGCGGCCGTCGAGCCGGTGGCAATCGAAGCACCTGTCGCGGTCGAGGCACCTGTCGCAGTCGAAACGCCGGTCGTGGCTGAAACCGCCCCGGTCGCGGTCGAAACCGCCCCAGTTGCGCCGCAAGCCGCCCCCGTGGCCGTGGCAACCGTTGCCGCCCCCGCCAAACCGCAGGTCGAAGCCATCGCGCCGACGCCGGTCGCCGCGCCCCAGCCGGAGCCGGTCGTAACGGCCGCGCCGGTCGAAGCAGCCCCGGCGCCGGTCGCGCCGCAACCCGTGCCGGTCGCCGCCGCGCCTGCGCCGGCCGCGAAGCTCGAGACCGTGCTGGAAGCAGCCGGGCTCGTGTGGGTCAACACCGACACGGACAAGCTGCGCGCCGCGCAGGCCGAGGCGTCGCAACACGCGCCCGCCGCGCGCGTGCCGCGCGAGCGCAAGGCGCTGCCGCCGGCTGACGCAACGCCGATGCAGCAGGTCGAAACGTCGCAGAACCACTAA